The following DNA comes from Mycobacteriales bacterium.
CAGATTGTCATGACCCTGATCCCGTGCGCCGCGAGATCGCGAGCGAGCGGCAGAGTCATCGCGATGACACCCCCCTTGGCCGCGGAGTAGGCAGCCTGCCCGATCTGGCCCTCGTATCCCGCGATGGAGGCGGTGTTGACGATCAGGCCTCGCTCGCCGCTGTCGCCGGGCTCGTTGCGCGCCATGTGCGCGGCCGCCCACCGGGTCACGTCGAACGTGCCGATCAGGTCGAGCTCGACGATGTGGCGGTAGAGGCCCAGGGGATGCGGGTTGCCCTGACGGTCCAGCATCCGTGCGCCCGGGCCCGCCCCCGCGCAGTTCACCGCGAAGTCGAGCCGGCCGAACCGCTCCCTGGCCTCCGCGACCGCCCCCTTCACATTCTCCGGGTCGGTGACGTCGCAAGCCACGAAGGTGACGTCGTCGCCGAGCTCCTTGGCCAGGGTCTCCCCCTTCGAGCGAGGAAGGTCGAGTACGGCGACTTTCGCGCCACGCTCGACCATGAAACGGACCGTGCCCTCCCCGAGGCCGCTCGCACCCCCCGTCACCAGGCCGACCGAATCATTGATCTGCACGCCGTCTCCTTTGCTCAGGCTTGAACCCCCCAATGGCGGACAACCATACGGTAGGTTGGGCACGCGCCTCCACGATGTCGTCTCACCCTCGAGCTGCGACGCGTCACCGGTCGGTCGAAGGAGATCAACTGCGATGAGTGCATCGAGCTGGGTGTCGGGGTGGGCGCGGATCAAGCCGGCGGCCCCGGCCGTGGTCTTCGAGGATCGCGTCGTCATCTGGCAGGACCTCGACCGTCGCGCGACCGAGGTGGCCCGGGCATTCGTCGGGGCGGGCGTTCGGCCGGGCGACCGGGTCGCGTGCCTGATGCACAACCGGGTCGAGTTCATCGAGGTCTTCGTCGGCGCCTTACGAGCGGGTGCGGTGTTCGTCCCGCTCAACGCGCTGGCGACAGCACCGGAGCTGGCCGCCCTCGTCGCGGACTGCAGTGCGACGGCGGTGGTCACGGACGCGTCCTTCGCCTGCGTGGTCGCCGGGATGGCGGGACAGGGCACCGTGACGACCTTCGTGAGCGTCGACGGCCCCCTGAACGGTGACCATTTCATGCTCGAGGAGCTCATCGACGCCGC
Coding sequences within:
- a CDS encoding SDR family NAD(P)-dependent oxidoreductase, producing MQINDSVGLVTGGASGLGEGTVRFMVERGAKVAVLDLPRSKGETLAKELGDDVTFVACDVTDPENVKGAVAEARERFGRLDFAVNCAGAGPGARMLDRQGNPHPLGLYRHIVELDLIGTFDVTRWAAAHMARNEPGDSGERGLIVNTASIAGYEGQIGQAAYSAAKGGVIAMTLPLARDLAAHGIRVMTICPGIMDTPAFGNVDDALKQKLAEIHVFPKRLGTPADFGRLVGSFMENTLLNGEVVRLDAATRLAPR